The DNA window AGCCTGGTCGAGGCCTTTTTTGCGGAGAGGGGGGTGAAGATCCCGGGAGTGCCCCACCCCGAGATATCCGGGGCGATCCTGGAGGCGCTGAAGAAGGTCAAGCTCACCCAGTTCGGCATCCCCGAGGGCGACGTAAACTCGATTTTCGCAGTCAAGGGGGCGTTTGGGGATATCCTGAGAGAGCTAAATGAGGCCTCCCGCGCCGGCCCCGTTGCCATCCTGCTCCCATACTGCGCAAAAAAGCCGGGGTGCTCATACCGGTATCGCGAGGGCTGCGCCTCGTGCGGCCAGTGTAGCATCGGGGAGGCATACGACATGGCCCGGGAGTTCGCCTTGATGCCCGTGTGCATTCAAAACTACGAGATGCTGGAGTCGACCCTGGAGGGCCTGAAGTCGCGGGGGGTATCCGCGTTCATCGGTAGCTGCTGCGAGGCCTTTTTTGCAAAGCACCACGATGATTTCGAGAGGATCGGGCTCAAGGGAATCCTCGTTGATGTAGAGAGCTCGACCTGCTACGATCTTGGCAAGGAGAAGGAGGCCCACCACGGGCGCTTTGAAAACCAGACCGAATTGAAGCTCGGCCTTATCAGGAAGGTTCTGGAGGCAATGAAGAATTATGGCAATTATGACTGCGGGGAGCATTCGTGAACGTGAATACGACGCCTTAGTGGTCGGGGCCGGGCCCGCGGGCGCGTGCGCCGCGAGGAGGCTGGCGCTGGGTGGGGTCAGGGTGCTCATCGTGGAGCGAAAGCCCCAGGTAGGCGTGCCTGTTCAGTGCGCGGAATACGTTCCGATGTTCATCACCCGCTATGTCCCCCTAGATGCTGGCCATATAGCGCAGCGCGTGGACGAGATGGAGACCTTCCTCCCCACGGGTGAGGTCGTCAGGAATCGCTTTCCAGGTTATGTCCTGCACAGGGCGCTTTTTGACAGGAGCCTTACAGCCTCGGCGCTCAGGGCCGGGGCCGAGCTCCTCCTCCGGGCGAGGGTGACGGGTTTGAGCGATCATGGCGCTGTGATCGAATCAGGGGGCCCGGGCCGCAGGGAGAGGTTCGAGGTCGCTGCTAAGGTGATTATAGGGGCGGACGGGCCCCTCTCGACAGTGGGGAAGGCCACCGGCCAGGAGAACGCCGAATTTGTCGTGGGGGCGCAGTGCGAGGTCCTGCTTGATCGGCCCCTCGGAGCCACGCAGGTCTATTTCGATCCCGAGTATTTCGGGGGCTATGGCTGGGTCTTCCCGAAGGGGGATACGGCGAATGTCGGAGTCGGGTTGCAGCTCACGGACACTAGGGCCTCGGGCGCCCCGTTGGACAGCCCGCCAGGGGCGCGCGAAGCCCTCGGGGGCTTCCTGGATAAACTCAAGGTCAGCAGGGGCAAAGTTCTTGGCTATACGGGCGGTCTTATCCCGGTTGGCGGGCCCCTCGCCGCGGTATCCGGGCGCGTGCTCCTTGCCGGCGATGCAGCCGGGCACACCCACCCCTTGACGGGCGCAGGCATACTTCACGCGGTGATAGGCGGCGATGCGGCCGGGAGGGCGGCGGCCCGGGCGATCAGGGATAATGATATGGAGGCCTTGAAGTCCTATGATGATGAATGGCGTGGTATTTTCGGCAAGAGCCTCGAGAGGGCGGTCGCGGGGCGCGCGCTCTTGATGAGTAACTGGTGTTGTGACCGCGGGGCTCTGAGCGAGCTCATACGCAGGACGTGGATAGCGTTTCGCTCGCTTGCTGATCGCCCTCTTATGGATGCTCGCTTATGACGCCCACTTATGGCCCACTTATGGATTGACTTTCCTCTTTCCCTCTGTTACAATAAAACCTGACAGGAAACCCGATTATTTAAGTCGGTTTATCAGGATTTCTTCAACCTGTTTCAAGCTTCCCGGGCGGGTCCGGGCGGATCTATTCCTAGTTTGAATCGGAGGTAGCTGAAAATGGAACGAATTGGACGGGTCGCAGAGGATATAACGGAGCTCGTTGGTCGAACGCCGATGGTGCGCCTCCGCAGGGTGGCACAGGCACAGGGTGCGGTTGCGGAGGTTGTGGCCAAGCTGGAGTCCTTTAACCCGGGTGGCAGCGTAAAGGATCGCATCGGGTACAGCATGATCGCTGCTGCAGAGGAGAAGGGGATATTGAAGCCAGGGAAAGGGGCGGTGGTGATTGAACCTACAAGCGGGAACACGGGTATAGCCCTGGCCATGGTTTGCGCGGCAAGGGGCTACAGGCTCATCCTCACCATGCCGGACACTATGAGCATCGAGCGCCGGAACCTCCTTGCAGCTTACGGCGCTGAGCTTGTGCTCACACCTGGCGCCGAGGGAATGAAGGGTGCTATTCGCAAAGCGGAGGAGCTCGTTGCCCAAATTCCAGGCGCCTTCATGCCGCAGCAGTTCGAGAACCCCGCCAACCCTGAGGTCCACCGCCGAACCACGGCTGAGGAGATATGGGCGGATACTGGGGGCAAGGTTGATGCGATCGTGGCAGGGGTCGGCACGGGTGGGACGATAACTGGAGTCGCCGAGGTTTTGAAAAAGAGGAAACCGGAGGTTTACGTAGTGGCCGTCGAGCCGGCCGATTCGCCGGTGCTTTCGGGCGGCAAGCCCGGGCCACACAAACTGCAGGGGATTGGAGCAGGATTTGTGCCGAAGGTGTTAAACCCCA is part of the Bacillota bacterium genome and encodes:
- the cysK gene encoding cysteine synthase A encodes the protein MGRVAEDITELVGRTPMVRLRRVAQAQGAVAEVVAKLESFNPGGSVKDRIGYSMIAAAEEKGILKPGKGAVVIEPTSGNTGIALAMVCAARGYRLILTMPDTMSIERRNLLAAYGAELVLTPGAEGMKGAIRKAEELVAQIPGAFMPQQFENPANPEVHRRTTAEEIWADTGGKVDAIVAGVGTGGTITGVAEVLKKRKPEVYVVAVEPADSPVLSGGKPGPHKLQGIGAGFVPKVLNPKVIDEIFRVRTDEAYEAARRLAREEGILAGISSGAATHAALEIAKRPENAGKLVVVILPDTGERYLSTPLFESDQGEGRG
- a CDS encoding NAD(P)/FAD-dependent oxidoreductase, with translation MAIMTAGSIREREYDALVVGAGPAGACAARRLALGGVRVLIVERKPQVGVPVQCAEYVPMFITRYVPLDAGHIAQRVDEMETFLPTGEVVRNRFPGYVLHRALFDRSLTASALRAGAELLLRARVTGLSDHGAVIESGGPGRRERFEVAAKVIIGADGPLSTVGKATGQENAEFVVGAQCEVLLDRPLGATQVYFDPEYFGGYGWVFPKGDTANVGVGLQLTDTRASGAPLDSPPGAREALGGFLDKLKVSRGKVLGYTGGLIPVGGPLAAVSGRVLLAGDAAGHTHPLTGAGILHAVIGGDAAGRAAARAIRDNDMEALKSYDDEWRGIFGKSLERAVAGRALLMSNWCCDRGALSELIRRTWIAFRSLADRPLMDARL